In the Rhinoderma darwinii isolate aRhiDar2 chromosome 13, aRhiDar2.hap1, whole genome shotgun sequence genome, one interval contains:
- the PGS1 gene encoding CDP-diacylglycerol--glycerol-3-phosphate 3-phosphatidyltransferase, mitochondrial isoform X1, which yields MHRGCFCTLLTRDYISRDSSGAIVVGVCEGRLPGHAESCSLTTSRTATHRRLHGTPLILLAPLVAPSVPPATTQRHPLGCVCPRGAHRFQWVGNLVPEFGISSSSVKILSSPDEFYQVLKAQVKTAKKRITMASLYLGTGALEQELVDCIEETLHRTGQTDLQVSILLDYTRGSRGKKNSRTMLLSLLRRYPDRVRVSLFHTPNLRGLLRLLTPERFNETIGLQHMKIYLFDDNVILSGANLSDSYFTNRQDRYILLQGCPEVADFFNGLVEAVGDVSLQLDPDDTIHIEEGMEHPYEGDKAKYCEAARKRVMKVIEAARHQQCELHSASFRSREPALRTEPPDTWVYPLIQMKPFGIQIDELVTETLLTEAERGDRLHLTTGYFNLTQGYMDLVLGTRADYNILLASPEVNGFFGAKGIAGTIPAAYVHIEHQFYNEVCKKGQQLRVQLREYFRDHWTFHAKGLWLYPAGKNMPCLTLIGSPNFGYRSVHRDLETQIALVTENQDLQRLLHQEQQHLYERSTEVTPATFQHSSRYVKLWVKLVTPLIKNFF from the exons GACCCCTTTGATTCTTCTGGCTCCTCTGGTGGCTCCATCTGTCCCACCAGCCACTACCCAGCGCCATCCTTTAGGTTGTGTTTGTCCACGCGGAgcacatcgatttcaatgggtggGGAACCTGGTTCCAGAATTTGGAATCTCCAGTTCGAGTGTGAAGATTCTCTCCAGTCCAGACGAGTTCTACCAAGTTCTGAAA gCACAGGTGAAAACTGCCAAGAAGCGAATCACGATGGCATCTCTCTACCTGGGTACAGGTGCTCTGGAACAGGAACTG GTGGACTGCATAGAGGAAACCCTACACAGAACGGGCCAGACTGACCTCCAAGTCTCCATTCTGCTGGACTACACCAGAGGATCACGAG GAAAGAAGAATTCTCGCACCATGTTGCTCTCCTTGCTTCGTAGATACCCAGACCGAGTACGCGTGTCCCTCTTTCACACTCCAAACCTGCGAGGACTCCTGCGTCTGCTTACACCAGAGAGATTCAACGAGACAATTGGTCTCCAGCACATGAAGATCTATCTGTTTGATGACAATGTTATCCTTAGTGG AGCGAACCTGAGTGACTCCTACTTTACCAATCGTCAGGACCGTTATATTCTACTGCAGGGTTGTCCAGAGGTGGCGGATTTCTTTAATGGGTTGGTGGAGGCTGTTGGAGACGTTTCCCTTCAGCTTGATCCAGATGATACAATTCACATAGAAGAGGGAATGGAGCACCCGTATGAAG GTGACAAAGCAAAATACTGTGAAGCTGCCAGGAAAAGAGTAATGAAAGTGATCGAGGCAGCAAGACACCAGCAGTGTGAGCTTCACAGCGCAAGCTTCCGGAGCAGGGAGCCGGCCCTCCGCACGGAGCCCCCGGACACTTGGGTTTATCCACTGATACAAATGAAGCCATTTGGAATACAGATAGATGAGCTAGTCACAGAGACTTTGCTGACAGAAGCTGAACGCGGAGACCGGCTTCACCTGACCACGGGGTATTTTAACCTGACGCAAGGTTATATGGActtggtgctgggcacaagggccGACTACAATATTCTCCTGGCCTCACCAGAAGTTAATGGCTTCTTTGGAGCTAAGGGTATTGCAGGCACTATCCCGGCGGCTTATGTACACATAGAACATCAGTTTTATAATGAAGTCTGTAAAAAAGGGCAGCAGCTGAGGGTCCAACTCCGAGAGTATTTCAGAGACCACTGGACATTTCATGCCAAAG GTCTGTGGCTGTACCCTGCAGGTAAAAACATGCCATGTCTCACTCTTATTGGCTCTCCAAACTTTGGGTACAGATCTGTTCACCGAGATTTGGAAACACAAATCGCCCTAGTGACCGAAAACCAAGACTTGCAGCGGCTGCTACATCAG GAGCAGCAGCATTTGTATGAGCGATCGACTGAAGTGACCCCTGCTACCTTCCAGCATTCGAGCCGATATGTAAAGCTTTGGGTAAAACTAGTGACTCCTCTGATAAAGAATTTTTTCTGA
- the PGS1 gene encoding CDP-diacylglycerol--glycerol-3-phosphate 3-phosphatidyltransferase, mitochondrial isoform X2, with product MAAPAVLWRRLRGPGLLALLARLCDRTRDRGGRTPLILLAPLVAPSVPPATTQRHPLGCVCPRGAHRFQWVGNLVPEFGISSSSVKILSSPDEFYQVLKAQVKTAKKRITMASLYLGTGALEQELVDCIEETLHRTGQTDLQVSILLDYTRGSRGKKNSRTMLLSLLRRYPDRVRVSLFHTPNLRGLLRLLTPERFNETIGLQHMKIYLFDDNVILSGANLSDSYFTNRQDRYILLQGCPEVADFFNGLVEAVGDVSLQLDPDDTIHIEEGMEHPYEGDKAKYCEAARKRVMKVIEAARHQQCELHSASFRSREPALRTEPPDTWVYPLIQMKPFGIQIDELVTETLLTEAERGDRLHLTTGYFNLTQGYMDLVLGTRADYNILLASPEVNGFFGAKGIAGTIPAAYVHIEHQFYNEVCKKGQQLRVQLREYFRDHWTFHAKGLWLYPAGKNMPCLTLIGSPNFGYRSVHRDLETQIALVTENQDLQRLLHQEQQHLYERSTEVTPATFQHSSRYVKLWVKLVTPLIKNFF from the exons GACCCCTTTGATTCTTCTGGCTCCTCTGGTGGCTCCATCTGTCCCACCAGCCACTACCCAGCGCCATCCTTTAGGTTGTGTTTGTCCACGCGGAgcacatcgatttcaatgggtggGGAACCTGGTTCCAGAATTTGGAATCTCCAGTTCGAGTGTGAAGATTCTCTCCAGTCCAGACGAGTTCTACCAAGTTCTGAAA gCACAGGTGAAAACTGCCAAGAAGCGAATCACGATGGCATCTCTCTACCTGGGTACAGGTGCTCTGGAACAGGAACTG GTGGACTGCATAGAGGAAACCCTACACAGAACGGGCCAGACTGACCTCCAAGTCTCCATTCTGCTGGACTACACCAGAGGATCACGAG GAAAGAAGAATTCTCGCACCATGTTGCTCTCCTTGCTTCGTAGATACCCAGACCGAGTACGCGTGTCCCTCTTTCACACTCCAAACCTGCGAGGACTCCTGCGTCTGCTTACACCAGAGAGATTCAACGAGACAATTGGTCTCCAGCACATGAAGATCTATCTGTTTGATGACAATGTTATCCTTAGTGG AGCGAACCTGAGTGACTCCTACTTTACCAATCGTCAGGACCGTTATATTCTACTGCAGGGTTGTCCAGAGGTGGCGGATTTCTTTAATGGGTTGGTGGAGGCTGTTGGAGACGTTTCCCTTCAGCTTGATCCAGATGATACAATTCACATAGAAGAGGGAATGGAGCACCCGTATGAAG GTGACAAAGCAAAATACTGTGAAGCTGCCAGGAAAAGAGTAATGAAAGTGATCGAGGCAGCAAGACACCAGCAGTGTGAGCTTCACAGCGCAAGCTTCCGGAGCAGGGAGCCGGCCCTCCGCACGGAGCCCCCGGACACTTGGGTTTATCCACTGATACAAATGAAGCCATTTGGAATACAGATAGATGAGCTAGTCACAGAGACTTTGCTGACAGAAGCTGAACGCGGAGACCGGCTTCACCTGACCACGGGGTATTTTAACCTGACGCAAGGTTATATGGActtggtgctgggcacaagggccGACTACAATATTCTCCTGGCCTCACCAGAAGTTAATGGCTTCTTTGGAGCTAAGGGTATTGCAGGCACTATCCCGGCGGCTTATGTACACATAGAACATCAGTTTTATAATGAAGTCTGTAAAAAAGGGCAGCAGCTGAGGGTCCAACTCCGAGAGTATTTCAGAGACCACTGGACATTTCATGCCAAAG GTCTGTGGCTGTACCCTGCAGGTAAAAACATGCCATGTCTCACTCTTATTGGCTCTCCAAACTTTGGGTACAGATCTGTTCACCGAGATTTGGAAACACAAATCGCCCTAGTGACCGAAAACCAAGACTTGCAGCGGCTGCTACATCAG GAGCAGCAGCATTTGTATGAGCGATCGACTGAAGTGACCCCTGCTACCTTCCAGCATTCGAGCCGATATGTAAAGCTTTGGGTAAAACTAGTGACTCCTCTGATAAAGAATTTTTTCTGA
- the PGS1 gene encoding CDP-diacylglycerol--glycerol-3-phosphate 3-phosphatidyltransferase, mitochondrial isoform X3, with protein MGGEPGSRIWNLQFECEDSLQSRRVLPSSEIFVFLQAQVKTAKKRITMASLYLGTGALEQELVDCIEETLHRTGQTDLQVSILLDYTRGSRGKKNSRTMLLSLLRRYPDRVRVSLFHTPNLRGLLRLLTPERFNETIGLQHMKIYLFDDNVILSGANLSDSYFTNRQDRYILLQGCPEVADFFNGLVEAVGDVSLQLDPDDTIHIEEGMEHPYEGDKAKYCEAARKRVMKVIEAARHQQCELHSASFRSREPALRTEPPDTWVYPLIQMKPFGIQIDELVTETLLTEAERGDRLHLTTGYFNLTQGYMDLVLGTRADYNILLASPEVNGFFGAKGIAGTIPAAYVHIEHQFYNEVCKKGQQLRVQLREYFRDHWTFHAKGLWLYPAGKNMPCLTLIGSPNFGYRSVHRDLETQIALVTENQDLQRLLHQEQQHLYERSTEVTPATFQHSSRYVKLWVKLVTPLIKNFF; from the exons atgggtggGGAACCTGGTTCCAGAATTTGGAATCTCCAGTTCGAGTGTGAAGATTCTCTCCAGTCCAGACGAGTTCTACCAAGTTCTGAAA tttttgtttttcttcaggCACAGGTGAAAACTGCCAAGAAGCGAATCACGATGGCATCTCTCTACCTGGGTACAGGTGCTCTGGAACAGGAACTG GTGGACTGCATAGAGGAAACCCTACACAGAACGGGCCAGACTGACCTCCAAGTCTCCATTCTGCTGGACTACACCAGAGGATCACGAG GAAAGAAGAATTCTCGCACCATGTTGCTCTCCTTGCTTCGTAGATACCCAGACCGAGTACGCGTGTCCCTCTTTCACACTCCAAACCTGCGAGGACTCCTGCGTCTGCTTACACCAGAGAGATTCAACGAGACAATTGGTCTCCAGCACATGAAGATCTATCTGTTTGATGACAATGTTATCCTTAGTGG AGCGAACCTGAGTGACTCCTACTTTACCAATCGTCAGGACCGTTATATTCTACTGCAGGGTTGTCCAGAGGTGGCGGATTTCTTTAATGGGTTGGTGGAGGCTGTTGGAGACGTTTCCCTTCAGCTTGATCCAGATGATACAATTCACATAGAAGAGGGAATGGAGCACCCGTATGAAG GTGACAAAGCAAAATACTGTGAAGCTGCCAGGAAAAGAGTAATGAAAGTGATCGAGGCAGCAAGACACCAGCAGTGTGAGCTTCACAGCGCAAGCTTCCGGAGCAGGGAGCCGGCCCTCCGCACGGAGCCCCCGGACACTTGGGTTTATCCACTGATACAAATGAAGCCATTTGGAATACAGATAGATGAGCTAGTCACAGAGACTTTGCTGACAGAAGCTGAACGCGGAGACCGGCTTCACCTGACCACGGGGTATTTTAACCTGACGCAAGGTTATATGGActtggtgctgggcacaagggccGACTACAATATTCTCCTGGCCTCACCAGAAGTTAATGGCTTCTTTGGAGCTAAGGGTATTGCAGGCACTATCCCGGCGGCTTATGTACACATAGAACATCAGTTTTATAATGAAGTCTGTAAAAAAGGGCAGCAGCTGAGGGTCCAACTCCGAGAGTATTTCAGAGACCACTGGACATTTCATGCCAAAG GTCTGTGGCTGTACCCTGCAGGTAAAAACATGCCATGTCTCACTCTTATTGGCTCTCCAAACTTTGGGTACAGATCTGTTCACCGAGATTTGGAAACACAAATCGCCCTAGTGACCGAAAACCAAGACTTGCAGCGGCTGCTACATCAG GAGCAGCAGCATTTGTATGAGCGATCGACTGAAGTGACCCCTGCTACCTTCCAGCATTCGAGCCGATATGTAAAGCTTTGGGTAAAACTAGTGACTCCTCTGATAAAGAATTTTTTCTGA